A region of the Halosolutus amylolyticus genome:
CGCGAGGCGTTGCCGTCCGAAATCGAGTACTTCGGGCGGATTCCGCCGAACGACGACCTCGAGATTCCCGACCGCCACCTCGGTCTCGAGATGGGCGACGAGGCGGCGCTGCCCCGGGAAGCGCTTCGGGAAGCTGCCGACTCGCTCGTAACCGAACGGCTCGTCGAGGCGGCGAGCGAGGCCGAACAGCCCGTGGCGTCGGCGGCCGAGCCCGATCCCGTCGACGCCACGGTCGCGGTCGCCAGCGACGCCGCCTTCTGCTTCCGGTATCCGGCGACGATCGAGCGCTTCCGCGAGCGGGCCGAACTGATCACGTTCTCGCCGACCGCGGGCGATCCCGTGCCCGACTGCGACGGCGTCTACCTGCCCGGCGGGTACCCCGAACTGCACGCCGAAGACCTCGAATCGGCGGGGACGCTCGCGGAACTCGGCGATCGGGCCAGCGAGGGACTCCCCGTCCTCGGCGAGTGCGGCGGCCTGATGGCCATGAGCCAGACGCTGACGACCGCGGCGGGCGATCGGCACGAGATGGCCGCCATTTTGCCGGCCGACGTGCGGATGCACGATCGGTACCGGGCGCTCGATCACGTCGAACTCGAGGCGACCCGCGGAACGCTGACCGCCCGCACCGGGGAGTCGATCCGTGGCCACGAATTCCACTACTCCAGCGCCGATGTCGACGGCGACGCCCGGTTCGCCTTCGAGACGGTCCGCGGCGACGGCATCGACGGCGATCACGACGGCCTGACCGAGTACGCGTCGCTCGGCACCTACGCCCACGTCCACCCGGAGAGCGGCGCGTTCGATCGCTTTCTGGAAACGATCGCACGCTAAAGACGATCGTACCCTAAACGCGGTTTCCCGATCTATCGCCAGCGGTGCACAACAATACTTGTTTTACTCCAAGCACAACTTGGCAATCGTAGTTGTTCTACACCAACCAAAATTGTTTTAGGCCAGGGCTCTGTTCCACCGGGTGATGCCACCCATCGCGCTTCCACACGACGCGAAGGCCGGGCCGACCAAGCCTGAGGTCCGCGCCGTCGTGCAGTCGAAACTCGCACTCGCGGCCGACGATCACGTCGCGGAGGTCGGCTCCTGTACGGGAGCCATCACGATCGAATCCGCACGGCGAGCGGGGCGGGTAACCGCGCTCGAACGAAAGCCAGAGCGCCTCGAGACGACCGAGCGAAACCTCGCGGCGAACGCCGAGACGGTGCGGGCCGACGTCGAGTTACGGAACGCGGAAGCGCCCGCGGGCCTCCCCGACGACGCCGACGCGCTCTTTCTCGGCGGAAGCCGCAACTTCGAGGCCGTGCTCGACCACGCGGTCGAGACGAACGTCGATCGGATCGTGATGAACGTCTCGCGGCTCGAGGTCGCGGGGAAGGCGACCGAGGCGTTCCGCGAGCGCGGCCTGCTCGAGGAGGTCGTCCAGTTCCAGGTGAGCCACGGCTACGAACTCGCCGGCGCGACGAGTTTCGACGCGGACAACCCGGTGTACATGCTGGTCGGGAGCGCGACGGCCGACGAAGGAGACGAGACCGCCGAGGACGGGGAACCGATCGCCGCCGACGGCGGTCGGGTCACGGCGTCCGGAACCGCGATCGATACCGGAGGGGCGGATCGATGACCCTCTACGGCGTCGGACTCGGACCGGGCGAGGCCGATCTCGTCACCGTTCGCGGGAAACGGATCCTCGAGGGCGCGGACGTGGTCTACTCGCCGGGCCGCCTCTCGCGGACCGTGGCGCTCGAACACGTCGACGAGTCGGCGATCGGCGACCTGGAGTTCCCGATGACGAAAGACGAGGAGACGCTTCGGTCAGCGTGGAAGGAGGCCGCCGCCGAGATCGCCCCGAACGCGCGCGAGGGCGACGTCGCGTTCGTCACGCTCGGCGATCCGAACGTCTACTCGACGTTCGGCCACCTGCGCCGGACGATCGACGCCTTCCACGCCGACGTCGACTTGGAGATCGTCCCCGGAGTCAGCGCCGTCACCGCCTTCGCGACCGCGCTCGGCGTCGAGATCGAGGCCGGCGCGGGACTCTCCCTGCGCGAGGCCGCGAACGGTGCGAGTCCCACGGGCCCCGATCGGCTGATCCTGTTCAAAGTCACCGACGCGCCGGCGACCCACGAGGGACTCGTCGAGGCCGGCTACGAGGTGACCTACGGCCGCCGACTGTTCATGGAACAGGGCGAGACGATCGTCACGGACGACCCGGCGGCGATCGACGAGCGGGATTACTACACGCTCGCCTACGCCGAGAAGGCGGATCTCGACGTGGAGCGGGCGACGGCCGCGTTCGAGACCGACGACGAATCGGGTTCGGAGGAGGGATCGACGGGCGGTGAGCCCGTTGCTGATGGCGGTCGCGAAGTGAGCGACGGACTCGCCGCGCGCGAGCGCGCAGAGGGCTGTGAAGGCGGCGACTGTGGGGGGCACCGATGACCGACGACAGGGGGACCGATCCGCAGGACGCGATCGACTCCCGGGGCGACCGCCGGCGCGAGGAACTCGACGATCGGATCTTCGAGCACAGCGCCGGCGACGACCAGGAGGGGAT
Encoded here:
- a CDS encoding cobalt-factor II C(20)-methyltransferase, whose product is MTLYGVGLGPGEADLVTVRGKRILEGADVVYSPGRLSRTVALEHVDESAIGDLEFPMTKDEETLRSAWKEAAAEIAPNAREGDVAFVTLGDPNVYSTFGHLRRTIDAFHADVDLEIVPGVSAVTAFATALGVEIEAGAGLSLREAANGASPTGPDRLILFKVTDAPATHEGLVEAGYEVTYGRRLFMEQGETIVTDDPAAIDERDYYTLAYAEKADLDVERATAAFETDDESGSEEGSTGGEPVADGGREVSDGLAARERAEGCEGGDCGGHR
- a CDS encoding cobyrinic acid a,c-diamide synthase, translating into MRGFVLGGVSSGVGKTVATLAVIQALEDAGHDVQPAKAGPDFIDPSHHEAIAGRPSRTLDLWLAGEDGLRRNYARGEGNICVVEGVMGLYDGDGSSTAMVAEALGLPVVLIVDAAAGMESVAATALGFREYADRIGREVDVAGVVAQRAHGGRHEEGIREALPSEIEYFGRIPPNDDLEIPDRHLGLEMGDEAALPREALREAADSLVTERLVEAASEAEQPVASAAEPDPVDATVAVASDAAFCFRYPATIERFRERAELITFSPTAGDPVPDCDGVYLPGGYPELHAEDLESAGTLAELGDRASEGLPVLGECGGLMAMSQTLTTAAGDRHEMAAILPADVRMHDRYRALDHVELEATRGTLTARTGESIRGHEFHYSSADVDGDARFAFETVRGDGIDGDHDGLTEYASLGTYAHVHPESGAFDRFLETIAR
- the cbiT gene encoding precorrin-6Y C5,15-methyltransferase (decarboxylating) subunit CbiT; this translates as MPPIALPHDAKAGPTKPEVRAVVQSKLALAADDHVAEVGSCTGAITIESARRAGRVTALERKPERLETTERNLAANAETVRADVELRNAEAPAGLPDDADALFLGGSRNFEAVLDHAVETNVDRIVMNVSRLEVAGKATEAFRERGLLEEVVQFQVSHGYELAGATSFDADNPVYMLVGSATADEGDETAEDGEPIAADGGRVTASGTAIDTGGADR